In Aminiphilus circumscriptus DSM 16581, the sequence GAAATCATAGCGGCTCATAAAAGAACGGAAGAAACCTACGGTCCGGAACGTCTGCAGAAAGAGCTTGCCTGCCACGGCGTTCACATTGGAGTTCACCGGATCAAACGGATTCGCAGGAAACTGGGGCTTCGCTGCAAACAGGTCAAAAAGTTCAAGGCAACCACAAACGCAAACCACAAGCTGCCGGTTGCCACAAATCTTTTAGAACAAAACTTTGTCACGGAGGCCCCGAATCAAGTCTGGGTAACGGATATCACTTACATCCCCACAGCCGAGGGCTGGTTATATCTTGCCGGTCACAAGGATCTTTTTACCGGAGAGATTGTGGGCTACGCCATGGGAGAACGCATGACAAAGAATCTGGTCACCCAGTCCCTGTTTCGCGCTGTCGCTGCCAAGAGGCCTGCGGCTGGTTTGATTCATCATTCCGACCGTGGCAGTCAGTACTGCGCCGCGGGCTACCGAAAACTCCTTGACCAGTTCAAAATGCGGGCATCGATGAGCCGCCGTGGGAACTGCTATGACAACGCGCCCATTGAGAGTTTCTGGGGTGTGCTGAAAAACGAACTCGTTCATCATTGCCGTTACGAAACCCGGCAGGAAGCTATACGGCAGATCACGACGTACATCGAAATCTTTTACAATCGGCAGCGACGGCAGAAGAGACTTGGTTATCTCTCCCCTGCCGCCTATGAGAAACAATTTTTCAAAGAGCAGTAGGCTGCTTACATATTTTGGTGTCCGCTATTGACGACCGACCCCAAGCTGCAATACGGTTTGATTCAGTTTAATTCCGCGCTGTCCTGCGAGGTAACCGAGAGTCAGAATGAGATTACCGAGAAGAATGTTTTCGTACGGCTGACGCATGCATGCTCTCCTTTGTGTATAATAGTTGTTATATGGTTTCTTCATAACAACTTTGGCCGCGACATCGCGGCATAAGACCTCGTCTGCAATTCTGTCGCAACACCAGCATTTGCAGAAAGTCATGCTCTGTCCCGCAATGAACACAGGGTATATATGGTTTCTGTATAAGACACCTTCGTTCCTCCTCTACAAATCGTCCGCGGGACTTTTGGCACCCTGGCCGCCCTGGTTAAGGACATGAGTGTAAATCATGGTGGGCACGATCAGCCGGTTGGATTTTCGCCCGTCAATTCAATTCCGCCTTTTCAAACAATTTCTTATGTGATTCTACCACAACACCGCAATCAATCGCAAGCTGATTTTTCACCATTTCCACGTACATGCACGAAGAACGATAAAGTGTGATTGAAAATTGATTCTCCGCGTGAGCGAGAGTTTTAACGACAAACGGGACAGGGGAGATATCTCCCCTGTCCCGTTTTCTCTACCCTGGCGTAGCATTGCCCCGCCCCCTGGCATGTACTTTCGTCCGTCCAGCCCGGAAAAATGGATTATGCTCTAAAGAGTGTGCAAAAAGTGCTTGCGGAGGGGGATTCAAAAAAAGAAGGTCATGGTGTATGTAGGTTGTCTGCAGCGCACAAGCAACCCTAGCCCTTAGGAGGCGATACACCATGACCGGAAAGAAGCATAGCAGTCGTTTCGCTGGAAT encodes:
- a CDS encoding IS3 family transposase (programmed frameshift), which produces MAKNATNGRYSKEFRHEAVNMIIEGGLTAYEASRQLSLPKSTLENWVRAYKAGKLSDIGGERRPLTQVEEELERVKRELAQVKQERDILKKAAAYFGPGVAVRYAVIRRFRSKYPVPRLCRVLEVSTSGYYAWLKRPDSLRNQEEKRLELEIIAAHKRTEETYGPERLQKELACHGVHIGVHRIKRIRRKLGLRCKQVKKFKATTNANHKLPVATNLLEQNFVTEAPNQVWVTDITYIPTAEGWLYLAGHKDLFTGEIVGYAMGERMTKNLVTQSLFRAVAAKRPAAGLIHHSDRGSQYCAAGYRKLLDQFKMRASMSRRGNCYDNAPIESFWGVLKNELVHHCRYETRQEAIRQITTYIEIFYNRQRRQKRLGYLSPAAYEKQFFKEQ